The Salvelinus namaycush isolate Seneca chromosome 31, SaNama_1.0, whole genome shotgun sequence genomic interval aacatcagctatctggatttgggtgaaggagaatgggggaggcttgggcaagattctgtggggggtgcagggctgttgatcggggtaggggtagccaggtggtaagcatggccagctgtaggaaaatgcttattgaaattctcaattatagtggatttatcggtggtgacagtgtttcctagcctcagtgcagtgggcagctgggaggaggtgctcttattctccatggactttacagcgtcccagaacttttttgagtttgtactacaggatgcaaatttctgcttgaaaaagctagccttagctttcctaactgcctgtgtatattgattcctgacttccctgaaaagttgcatatcacgtcggctattcgatgctaatgcagaacgccacaggatgtttttgtgctggtcaaggacagtcaggtctggagagaaccaagggctatatctgttcctggttaaaaaaaaatataatggggaatgcttatttaagatgatgaggaaggcacttttaataaagaataaccaggcatcctctactgacgggatgaggtcaatatccttccaggataccctggccaggtcgattagaaaggcctgctcgctgaagtgttttagggagcgtttgacagtgatgagaggtggtcgtttgacctcatacccattatggatgcaggtaatgaggcagtgatcgctgagatcttggttgaaaacagcagaggtgtatttggagggcaagttggttaggatgatatctatgagggtggaactaaatggtaggttaaggcatattgagccgGGCTATAGGCTccacagtgaaataagacaataatcactaaccaggacagtaatggacaaggcatattgatattagggagaggcatgcgtagccgagtgatcataggggtccagtgagtggttgggctggctggagacacagcgattcagacagctagcaggccggggctagcaaaaTAGCAGAAGGTTCTTAGAGGGACGTCTCAACGGAGGAAATTATGATTTAGCCTCtgcgtgcggtgacgtcgatagaccagtcatgatggattagtagggttccgagtagcagaggggtccaagtccaataggcaaaataggtatagtggcccaagaaattggccgatggatctattcagctaacagtccaatatgctctagacagctagcgggccccgtaccggcagtagaaggggtccgggtattgaagcccaggagtggctgatgggcctcttcagctagccgggagaatgggcctagcatgggctagctccaggctaattggggcttgctttgggacagacgttagccaggagtagtcactcggattgcagctagctagctgcgatgttccaggtgaaaggttcagagcttgcggtaggaatccggggatatggagagaaaataggtccggtttgagtcgcgttgtacaaactggTGAGAGCTttctgagctaaaggttagctgactactagctagtagctagtgagctggctagcttATGTTGGGGGATTCCGGTTCCGaggtaaataaaaatactttagaaaaaacagatccacaccacattgggtgaggcaggagactattttgaagttgaggtttagaaaaatataaaaaagatatgcgaagaaaaatatgtaaaaagatatatacatgggacatgacaagacgaaggacaaagacgtctgactgctacgccatcttggattcacagataatcttgtttctcatggactgagagtctttaggtgccttttggcaaactccaaatgggctgtcatgtgccttttaatattgagtggcttccatctggtaactttaccataaaggcctgattggtggagtgctgcagagatggttgtccttctcgaAGGTTcttctatctccacagaggaactgtggagctctgtcagagtgaccatcgggttcttggtcacctccctgaccaagaccattctccaccgattgctcagtttgtccgggcggccagctcttggtggttccaaacttcttccatttaagaatgatggaggccgctgtgttcttggggaccttctatACTGCAGAaaagttttggtacccttccccagatctgtgcctcgacacaatcctggctcagagctctacggacaattccttcgacctcatgtcttggtttttgctatgacatgcactgtcaactgtgggaccttatatagacagttgtgtgcctttccacatcatgtccaatcaattgaatttacaacaggtggactccaagttgtagaaacatctcaatgatgatcaatggaaacaggatgcacctgagctcaattttgagtctcatagcaaagggtctgaatacctaagTAAATaatgttttctgttttttatttgtaatacatttgcaaacatttctaaaaacatgttttcgctttgtcattatggggtattgtgtgtagattgctaaggatttttttatttaatcaatttttgaatGAGTCTGTAACGTAATAAATTGTGAAAAAAGTaatggggtctgaatattttccgaaggcactgtatgtcataATCTTTTTTTAATGTTAGATAGAATATTTTGTTATGAAAGTTTTAGGAACAAAAAATAATATGTAACACCCCAGGTGTTTTCGTGCTTTGTGGCATAGAATCAGACCAACTATCCCTCTAGCATTATAATGTGGATTCATTCACTGTGAGTGAGTGATAGGCTACATTTCAAAGAAACCTCTTCATGGAATTTTCCTGAGATAGTCGCTGTCCATTTTCCGGTGGTGCTGAATTCCAAGTTACAATCGGGTTGCTGTCTGCTTTAATGTTGCTAAATCTCCGAAGGACCTATCACTCATTTGTTTAACTTGTCATGTAAAATACTTTGAATGAAATATGTATAGTTTAAAATCATGTTTAACAATGTAGTTGATGTTGTTCTCAAATAATGGAGCTATTTGCTGAAACACTGCATAAACATCTCTCAATCAAAATACAGTATCTCATATTACTCTCTCATGTTCACTGTTGTTTTAATATTATTTTACTATCCTAATTTATTTAATATTGTTTTACTATCCACATTTATTTCATATTGTTTTACTATCCTAATTTATTTCATATTGTTTTACTATCCTAATTTATTTCATATTGTTTTACTATCCTAATTTATTTCATATTGTTTTACTATCCTAATTTTTTTCATATTGTTTTACTATGCTAATTTATTTCATATTGTTTTACTATCCTAATTTATCTATCTTAATTTTATATTTGTTTATCTTAATTTTATATTTGTCTAGAAATGTATTGTTTTTatctttttattattttatttatgtaagTGAAGTACTTTGAATTGCATTGTTTTTGGTAAGAAATGTGCTatgtaaataaagtttgatttgataaatCAAGTGCTATAATAAAATGCTATTTGCATGAAAATGCCATGGGTGCATCGTTTATATTATGGTTGGTGGCTCATTCTTTGATGGTATGCACATATTACAGTGTAAGTTTAAATATCTGTAGAGGACAGCCTCTGGATGGTGATGTGGTTTTGTATAATTTCTAGGCTACAAAAGATCATGAAGCATGCAGTCCCACCCCTATGAAAGCAGGTGAAGAAATAGAATAGTGTGCATGTTGGGGTGAGACAGCTACTGTAAATGAACAAGTGAAAGGACATGACAGGACAATTGCATAAAGGAACAAGAGACCATATTTGTATTTCAGTATGACATTTATTGAGCAAATGCTGCTGGGAAATAGTTCATGATGAGTAAAGACATGGGATTGCAAACTGTAGCACCTCATTTATGTTCGCTATTTAAATTCAAGTCCATCCTATGCATACAAGAATGTATGTGTGCGCATTTACATATTTATTTTCAATTGCACTCATTAGGTAAACATAATAGATACTGATAAAACGCATGTTTAAGGCTCAGAGTTTCTTCAAGGTTCTTTATGCTTTAGTTGCTTCGGGTACTGTATGTTTATGATCATCAGTACATTGCACCATCGTCTTTCTCATTCTTCACTATATTGTGTTGTAGACGATTGTATTTTTGGCTCAGTTGGTATCTTCACATAAAAAGGCTAGTCCTTTTGAACATGTATCTCTAAAGTGGACCCACCAACCCAGGCACCCCTTTTGAATTAACATTTGAATTAACATACATTTCTATCACTCTCCCACCCACATACAGTATGCATCTAAACTGTAACCCTTCCATCCATACATACAGGTTAGAGCGGAGGGGACTCCCTCCCTGAGCTAGCATGCAGACGCTCCCACCCGTGAGCCCTCCCGTGAACTGCAGGGGAAAATAAAGACAATTAATAATCTGTCCCACTACCACATTTTCCTGATATAATCTGCAGCAAAACCCATTTAAAGCTTTCTCTCAACATGCATTTTTTAAACTTTAGCTTTGTCACATCATATGGCTTCTCTCGTTGCTTTTCTGTATGTTTGAGAGTGGTTATCTTTATTACATCGCTCTAGCTCTATGATTTCTTTGTTATGTTAGTTCTGGGGTGATTGCTTGTTGTCGTGTCGTCTTTGTTCCTCCTGAGTGGGTTGGATGGGGCGCAGTTACTCAGTTTCAGTCACCACCTTGACGGACTGGGAAGAGTGTTTCTCCATCTTCTTGCTGGAGACTGTCTTCTCCTGCATCACATCCTCAGACTCCTTCACAGTCTCGGTGACAGTGACCGATTTGGTGACATGCTTGGCCCCGTCCTCTCCAGTGGTGATGGTCTCCACCGTTTTAGTGATGACCACCTTCTGGTCCTTTGGATCATCTTTCTGGTCGGGGTCATCTTTAGTGGGGCTCTCGTCCACTCCATTTGAGATAACATCCTTCTCCTCTGCCTCTTTCCCACCCTCATCCTTCTTGTCCTTGTCCTCTGGGGCAGTCTTCTCCACATCTCCGTTCATGGCTGCGTCTTTCTTTTCTaccttcttctcttcctctgaaTCACTCTTTTTGTCTACTTTCTCTTCTGCAGCCTTGGGGGCCTCTGACTTTGGAGCTTCTGGTTTGGGGGCCTCACCCTTAGGGGACTCTGCCTTGGGGGATCCTAATTTGGGGGATTCCGATTTGGGGGAGCCTGTAGGTTTTGGGGATTCAGATTTGGGGGAGCCAGCAGGTTTTGGGGATTCAGATTTGGGGGAGCCAGCAGGTTTTGGGGATTCAGATTTAGGGGATCCAGCAGGTTTTGGGGATTCAGAAGTAGGGGATCCAGCAGGTTTTGGGGATTCAGATTTAGGGGATCCAGCAGGTTTTGGAGATTCAGAAGTAGGGGATCCAGCAGGTTTTGGGGATTCAGATTTAGGGGATCCAGCAGGTTTTGGAGATTCAGAAGTAGGGGATCCAGCAGGTTTTGGGGATTCAGATTTAGGGGATCCAGCAGGTTTTGGGGATTCAGATTTAGGGGATCCAGCAAGTTTTGGGGATTCAGATTTAGGGGATCCAGCAGGTTTTGGGGATTCAGATTTAGGGGATCCAGAAGGTTTTGGGGATTCAGATTTAGGGGATCCAGCAGGTTTTGGGGATTCAGATTTGGGGGATCCAGCAGGTTTTGGGGATTCAGATTTGGGGGAGCCAGGTTTTGGAGATTCAGATTTGGGGGTTACAGCTTTGGGGGATTCATTTTTGGGGGATCCAGCTTTTGGTGACTCAGACTTGGGAGACCCAGCCTTTGGGGATTCAGCTTTTAGGGAGTCTGGCTTGGAGGGCTTTGGGGCCTCAGATTTCTGGACCTCAACTTTTGGGGCCTCACTCTTGGGGGATTCTGTTTTGGGAGACTCTGTCTTGGCTACAGCTGCCTTCTCATCTGTTTCGTCTTCTTTCTCATCCTTTCCTTTCTTCTCATCTTCCTCATCCTTATCATCTCCATCTTTGGATCCTTTGTCACTACCTGCATCTTCATCTTGATCATCACCCTtcacttctccctctccctctcctgtctcctcttctcctccgcttccctccttctctccagcCTTCTCTTTGTCAGGAGAGGCCTTTGATTCTGGGGCTTTAGAGCACAGGACTATCTCCTCTaattccccctctccttctccctcatcACCACCTTCTGTATCATCTCTCTTCTCACCCTCATCCTCACCCTCTTCTCCTTTCTCACCCTCTTCTTCTTTTTCTCCCATTTCCTCTTCATCGCCACCTTCtttgtcctcctcttcctccccagcAGGTGTGCTGGAGCTAACTTGGGCTTCAGTGGAGGCTACAACCTCTTCTGATtcaccctctcccccttctccctcttctccctctgcttcttctcctccctcttctccctcatcctctccGTCATCTGTTGCCTCTGCCTCCAGAGAAGCAGAAAACTCCTGGGCCATCTTATCCAGGGCCTGGTCCATCTCATCCTTCTCATCCTCTACCCTGGTCTCCTCGATGATCTCCTCTACAAACTTATGCTGAACTTTCAGTTTGGGAGGCTCATACTTGGACTTCTTAGAGGAGGTGACGGTGTGGCGGTAAGGGAAAGTGCTAAAGTGGGTCTCTTCACCTTCTAGGAGTTTCCTGCAAGAACAGTAGAACATGAGATATAGTTTAGGCCTAATATAAAAATGTAGTTTCTATATATAAATTAGATCTTTATgtttttattaaacatgatgaattAGCTATTTTGTTTTGAAATGAGTaaacatatatttaaaaaaaagtttttccaATGTTAGGCCTAATTAGCGCTCTGTCGTCGCAGTGTACCTGTATGCAGCAATCTCAATGTCGAGGGCCATCTTGACATTGAGCAGGTCCTGGTACTCACGCAGATGGCGCGCCATCTCCCACTTCGTGCCCTTGAGCTCATTATCCAGCTGGTGGATGGTCTCCTGCAGAGAACAAGACCGAGAGACACAAGCTGGTTAAGAGCTATTATTTCTTATGCCTATATGGAACTCTGAAATAATACTTATGCCTATATGGAACTCTGAAATAATACTTGGCTATTTATTTTTGGTGTAGGGAGGACACATTTCTCCATAAGGACACTGCTTTCTAAACATCATAAGAAAACTATCAAAAATACAATGTCATATTTTGTGATCCTGGTAATTACTTCACAAGCACATTTAAACttgtataggcctacatttgaaaCAGCACTTTGAGATTCCAATAAAATATAATTGCAATAACAATTGAAATTGTGAAGTCCTCCTGTCTCATTTATGAAAAGTGAAAGTGCAAATAATTGGATAGGTTGGACTGTTGTTGTGTTAAATAATGTATTCTGACGCAGTGAACAGCACTGTGTTTCAAGGGCCCGGAGTCTCTGGCTCAGCAacgaaaaaataatttaaaaaaacagtcTGCTGCATTATGTCTTCCCAACCCTATAATGTCCTGACGTGCACCAAGTGTCGCAGCTTATGCGTAGCCTAATGCTCCAACATTTGGAGATGTTAAATCGGTGTCCATAAGATGTCAGCATTGTGCCATTTAGGCTATCTAAAGCAAAAGCGCAGACACCACCATTGTGCAGAGTTTATAGCCTAGTTAAAACACATGCATTTAGGGCCCACATAATAAAAAATTTAGTTCGTTCAAAATCAAACTAATACAATATGTGGGGACACAATGCAAGagtgtgtctttctctctatcaAAGTAGGGGACTCTCCTTATAAGTAGACCTACATTTAAAATAAGAATAAAAACCTCAAAGGTGTCGTGATAATATTCTCAATTTAAAATCAACGAAAAACATATCTTATTATATAATTTATTCTCTCCActacattgcttctctttacacaAAGAATACAACTTTATAGAATACGTCACCATTACGCCTGTGGCTGGGGGTTTCTGTATGAAAATAATGCCTAGAGCGGGTCTCATCATACCTGCAGGCTGGACAAGTCGCTGTTGTGTCGGTCCTCGATGTCATTCAACTGCCTCTCCAGTGACTCCCTGGTTCCACGGACGGACTCTAACTCCACGGTCTTGGACTGAAGCTGGCGGCGGTAGTCTGCTATCTCATCACGGGCGGACTTGATTGCATCTTTGTTTTGTTCCGCAGCATCAGTGAGCTTGGAATAGCGGCACATGAACCAGTCCTCCACCTGCTGCAGGTTCTGGTTGGAGTGGCCCTCGAGCTGGGTGCGGATCTCCCGGAGCGCCTCGGTGATGTCCGTCTTCTGGATGTCTTTCCTCTCCATGGTCACCTGCGACGCCTGCACCTGGGCGAACAGGTCGCTCACCTCTTCCTCGTGGTTGTTGCGGATAAAGGCAATCTCGTCATGCAGTGACTGAACTTTCTTCTCCAACTCTGACTTCACCAAATCAGAGTCGGTCATATCTTTTTTCAACGCCCGGATGATGCCTTCCGTTTCATCCCTGATGCGGGCTTCCTCATCAAAGCGGTCCCTAATTCTCTGGATGTCATCCTCGACGTGGTCCGTGTCGAGCTGGATCTGCGCTTTATCGTGGTGAATCTGCTCCAGCATGGAGCGCAGCTCCTGGAGTTCCTGGTCGTATAAATCCCCTAGCTGGGATTGCGACACCTGCTTCTGCCGCAGCGTCTGGATCTCCTCTTCGATCTGGCTGTTCTGCTGCTCCAGGTAGTGCACCTTGTCGATGTAACCGGCGAAGCGGTCGTTGAGCCCCTGGAGCTGCTCTTTCTCGTTGGAGCGCTTGTAGTCTCCGTTCGTTTGATTGAAATCAACGCTGTCGGCGGAGCTGAGGAGTGTGGAGCTGTACGCTCTGGCTACCGGCATATTGACGGTCCTCTTGTAGGAGGAGGTCATCGTGGAGCCCGGGCTTGCCCGGGACCAGGACTGAGAACGGAACCCGCTGGAGGGGGTGCCAGTGGAGCGGCCGTAGGTGGTCCTACTATCCATACTTCTCCTGAATGGACTCCCTATCGTGTCCACCGGGTGGTAACTCATCCGGCCAGACCAGGGGTTGCGTGTGCAGATGGAAGGGAAGGTGTGCGAGGTGGAGGAGTATGGCGAGTATGTGTTTGCAGGTGCGGGGTGGATGGCGCTCACAGCATTCTTAGTCTCACCGGCTGTCCTTTATATAGGAGAAGCTTATCGCTAACAAGGCAGAGGCTGTTTTTACTGGCCCATTGATCGAACGAAGGGGGAGGGCCATGTCTCAACCCTTCATACTCTATGTAAGTGAAACACTACTTGAGTGTGTGAGGGTTCGTGGGTGGCCGTTTGAAAAGCAGAGGAATGATCACACATAGGGAGAAAAAAGGAAATGGGGTGATTATCATTAGGATGTTTGGGATAGCCTATGTGTCCTTGACGTTAATGTGTTTATCATTTGTCTCTTGTCACAGAGGGAATATAGAGTTTCCTCCAAATATTGAACATTAGAATAAGAGAGAAAATTATACATGCATCTCTGCATTTGCTAATTCAACCAGCCAACGTGCAGCATTACTATGCATGAAAATATAACTTATGGAGCAGTTCAATGACCCATGTTAATTATTATTTCCCCTATTATTAGTTAGCAAAAAAGGTTATACCAGAAATGATCAATTTACCGATGCAATTTAGAGCGATAACAAGATcggcaccatggacagcaccagTCCGCCAGAATCCAATATCAGCGCCATGGACAGCGTCTTAATGCAGCAAAACACCATTACCGTCCTTTTCAAGTGTTTGAAAAGTGTTGAAAATGTTTCTCTCAAATTGAACAGAATGATTGATCATTAAATGAATTGAATTAATAATGTATATTTGCCTATGAACATGTGCAAAGCCGAACCAATTTCCTATATTGATGTTTTGCTTGTGCTAAGTCTTCAATAATAGGTGATTGATTACTTCTTGACAGGAAACCTCCCAAGATCAAAGGGATTACCATCAGTGACCTACCGATGAAGTATAAAGTGAGACTACCATGAGGGGGTTTGTTCAATCAATATGATGCATTTATGTGACCACTTGCTACTTTCAGGAAATGTTGAAACATTAATCATAGTTGTAGTTATTGACAGCTATTGGTATAGATTACAGTTATGATCAGCCTGTGCTTATATGCAAGTAATTTACCCCATTCAATAGTATATATCACCTTCATAATGCATATCATAATATGTT includes:
- the LOC120026433 gene encoding neurofilament medium polypeptide-like — protein: MSYHPVDTIGSPFRRSMDSRTTYGRSTGTPSSGFRSQSWSRASPGSTMTSSYKRTVNMPVARAYSSTLLSSADSVDFNQTNGDYKRSNEKEQLQGLNDRFAGYIDKVHYLEQQNSQIEEEIQTLRQKQVSQSQLGDLYDQELQELRSMLEQIHHDKAQIQLDTDHVEDDIQRIRDRFDEEARIRDETEGIIRALKKDMTDSDLVKSELEKKVQSLHDEIAFIRNNHEEEVSDLFAQVQASQVTMERKDIQKTDITEALREIRTQLEGHSNQNLQQVEDWFMCRYSKLTDAAEQNKDAIKSARDEIADYRRQLQSKTVELESVRGTRESLERQLNDIEDRHNSDLSSLQETIHQLDNELKGTKWEMARHLREYQDLLNVKMALDIEIAAYRKLLEGEETHFSTFPYRHTVTSSKKSKYEPPKLKVQHKFVEEIIEETRVEDEKDEMDQALDKMAQEFSASLEAEATDDGEDEGEEGGEEAEGEEGEGGEGESEEVVASTEAQVSSSTPAGEEEEDKEGGDEEEMGEKEEEGEKGEEGEDEGEKRDDTEGGDEGEGEGELEEIVLCSKAPESKASPDKEKAGEKEGSGGEEETGEGEGEVKGDDQDEDAGSDKGSKDGDDKDEEDEKKGKDEKEDETDEKAAVAKTESPKTESPKTESPKAGSPKSESPKAGSPKNESPKAVTPKSESPKPGSPKSESPKTGSPKSESPKLGSPKAESPKGEAPKPEAPKSEAPKAAEEKVDKKSDSEEEKKVEKKDAAMNGDVEKTAPEDKDKKDEGGKEAEEKDVISNGVDESPTKDDPDQKDDPKDQKVVITKTVETITTGEDGAKHVTKSVTVTETVKESEDVMQEKTVSSKKMEKHSSQSVKVVTETE